A single Aspergillus puulaauensis MK2 DNA, chromosome 7, nearly complete sequence DNA region contains:
- a CDS encoding uncharacterized protein (COG:O;~EggNog:ENOG410PJZX;~InterPro:IPR013083,IPR011016;~PFAM:PF12906;~TransMembrane:3 (i155-173o213-234i255-273o);~go_function: GO:0008270 - zinc ion binding [Evidence IEA]): MEWLNTPTWQFPSQSSRADSTNSEGNQNPEETQQAGDSGNPPEPPKKHYPNRVCRICLESVPPTFVPPSEHVPGFLQREPRVVYESEDPELGRLFRPCKCKGSSRYVHEGCLQTWRHADPSYGRRHYWNCPTCGFQYRLERLTWARWISSTMTQLILTFVVLILTIFILGFIADPIINLYVDPVETIYHADYWEGNSLSGKPATWFEHFMKGMASLGLLSFIQVLYGLSPWHWFNVRSSTIVRGRVNSGRNRVSNLSWIVIVLGIGSFLWAVYKGVRAWSRRTLEKAGERVMDVPLPDDEEDGDETEQPERPKTE, translated from the exons ATGGAATGGCTAAATACGCCAACCTGGCAATTCCCTTCGCAATCCTCGCGTGCGGATTCCACAAACTCCGAAGGAAACCAGAACCCTGAAGAGACCCAGCAGGCTGGGGATTCAGGCAATCCGCCGGAGCCTCCCAAAAAGCATTATCCGAATCGCGTATGTCGCATCTGCCTGGAGTCCGTGCCTCCCACATTTGTTCCCCCGTCGGAGCACGTGCCTGGCTTTCTCCAACGTGAGCCACGAGTCGTCTACGAGTCGGAAGACCCAGAACTTGGTCGTCTTTTTCGGCCCTGCAAATGCAAAGGCTCTTCCCGTTATGTCCACGAGGGATGCCTTCAGACCTGGCGACATGCCGACCCGAGCTATGGCAGGAGACACTACTGGAATTGCCCGACATGCGGCTTTCAGTACCGGCTAGAACGTCTCACTTGGGCCCGCTGGATTAGTAGCACCATGACTCAGTTGATCCTAACCTTTGTCGTCCTGATCTTGACCATCTTCATTCTTGGTTTCATTGCTGACCCTATTATTAACCTTTACGTTGACCCCGTGGAGACAATATACCATGCCGATTATTGGGAGGGCAATAGCTTATCTGGAAAGCCAGCTACTTGGTTTGAACACTTCATGAAGGGGATGGCATCACTAGGGCTGCTGTCTTTCATCCAAGTCCTTTACGGTCTGTCGCCGTGGCACTGGTTCAACGTCCGATCGTCTACCATCGTTCGTGGCCGCGTCAACTCTGGGAGGAACCGAGTGTCCAATCTCAGCTGGATTGTCATCGTGCTCGGTATTGGCAGTTTTCTCTGG GCTGTCTACAAAGGCGTAAGAGCCTGGAGCCGCAGGACCTTGGAGAAGGCGGGTGAGCGTGTTATGGACGTACCCTTGcctgatgacgaggaagatggtgatgAGACTGAGCAGCCTGAACGACCCAAGACAGAGTAG
- the pre8 gene encoding proteasome core particle subunit alpha 2 (BUSCO:EOG092645G0;~COG:O;~EggNog:ENOG410PHVE;~InterPro:IPR029055,IPR034644,IPR001353,IPR023332, IPR000426;~MEROPS:MER0004996;~PFAM:PF00227,PF10584;~go_component: GO:0005839 - proteasome core complex [Evidence IEA];~go_component: GO:0019773 - proteasome core complex, alpha-subunit complex [Evidence IEA];~go_process: GO:0006511 - ubiquitin-dependent protein catabolic process [Evidence IEA];~go_process: GO:0051603 - proteolysis involved in cellular protein catabolic process [Evidence IEA]) yields the protein MADRYSFSLTTFSPSGKLVQIEYALNAVNQGVTALGIKATNGIVLATEKKSSSPLIDPPSLSKISVVTPDIGMVYAGMSPDYRVLVDKARKVSHTGYKRIYNEYPPTRILVQDVARVVQEATQSGGVRPYGVSLLMAGWDDGVEPESEQADEEDEDEPKKATGKTGGTLKGGPSLYQVDPSGSYYPWKATAIGKHATSAKTFLEKRYTEGLELEDAIHIALLTLKETIEGEMNGDTIEIGIVGPPADHLLGYEGVEGARGPRFRNLTKEEIEDYLTSL from the exons ATGGCCGACAGATACTCTTTCTCCCTCACCACCTTCTCCCCAAG CGGGAAGCTTGTTCAGATCG AATATGCATTGAACGCGGTCAACCAAGGCGTAACTGCCCTCGGAATCAAAG CTACGAATGGAATCGTCTTGGCTACTGAAAAgaaatcctcctctcctttgATTGACCCTCCTTCCCTCTCCAAGATCTCCGTCGTCACACCCGACATTGGCATGGTCTATGCTGGCATGAGCCCCGACTACCGAGTGCTCGTCGACAAGGCCCGCAAGGTCTCTCACACCGGCTACAAGCGTATCTATAACGAATACCCACCAACCCGGATATTAGTGCAGGATGTTGCTCGCGTTGTGCAAGAGGCAACCCAGTCTGGTGGTGTCCGACCATATGGTGTCAGCTTGCTGATGGCGGGTTGGGACGATGGTGTTGAACCCGAGTCCGAGCAGgctgacgaggaagatgaggacgaacCCAAGAAGGCCACAGGAAAGACAGGCGGTACCCTAAAGGGAGGACCCAGCTTATACCAGGTCGACCCCAGCGGCAGCTATTACCCATGGAAGGCCACGGCCATCGGAAAGCATGCCACGAGTGCAAAGACGTTCCTTGAGAAACGTTACACCGAAGGGCTTGAGCTTGAGGACGCCATCCACATTGCTCTTCTGACCTTGAAGGAGACAATCGAGGGTGAGATGAATGGTGACACGATAGAAATTG GTATCGTCGGACCTCCCGCCGACCATCTACTCGGCTACGAAGGTGTTGAGGGAGCCCGTGGCCCTAGGTTTAGAAATTTGACGAAAGAGGAGATCGAAGACTACCTGACCAGTCTGTGA